A window of Lacibacter sediminis contains these coding sequences:
- the xerD gene encoding site-specific tyrosine recombinase XerD: MWDPYKKGFKAYLQLERSLSENSVEAYLHDVEMLTQYLQTVNDLKNPSELVLKDLQQFTKWVAELGMSAGSQARIISGLRQFYKYCLLEQISTTDPTALLEAPKLKRSLPDTLSYEEIESMINKIDLSKPEGGRNKAILETMYSCGLRVSEVVNLKLSNLHLDVGFIRVIGKGDKERLVPIGSSAVKYITIYVKDIRVHVQPKKGKEDFVFLNRYGSELTRVMIFLIIKQLAAQAGITKNISPHTFRHSFATHLVEGGADLRAVQEMLGHESITTTEIYTHLDREYLRKTLEKYHPGFGKK, from the coding sequence ATGTGGGATCCATATAAGAAAGGATTTAAAGCTTACCTGCAACTGGAACGTTCGCTGAGTGAAAACTCGGTGGAAGCTTACCTGCATGATGTCGAAATGCTTACACAATACCTGCAAACTGTAAACGATCTGAAGAACCCATCAGAGCTTGTATTGAAAGACCTGCAACAATTTACAAAGTGGGTAGCTGAACTTGGCATGAGTGCCGGTAGCCAGGCAAGGATCATCTCCGGGCTCCGGCAATTTTATAAATACTGTTTGCTTGAACAGATCAGTACAACCGATCCTACTGCATTGCTTGAAGCGCCAAAGCTGAAACGAAGTTTACCCGATACGTTGAGTTATGAAGAGATCGAAAGCATGATCAACAAGATCGATCTCAGTAAACCGGAAGGTGGGCGTAACAAAGCCATTCTTGAAACAATGTACAGCTGTGGTTTGCGTGTAAGTGAAGTGGTGAATTTAAAATTATCGAATCTTCATCTCGATGTAGGCTTTATTCGTGTAATTGGCAAAGGCGATAAAGAACGCTTAGTGCCAATTGGCAGCAGTGCCGTTAAATACATTACGATTTATGTAAAAGATATTCGTGTGCATGTGCAGCCGAAAAAAGGAAAAGAAGATTTTGTTTTCCTCAACAGGTATGGCAGCGAGTTAACAAGAGTCATGATCTTCCTCATCATTAAGCAACTGGCAGCACAGGCGGGTATTACAAAAAATATTTCACCACATACCTTCCGGCATTCATTTGCCACGCATCTGGTGGAAGGTGGTGCCGATCTGCGTGCCGTACAGGAAATGCTGGGACATGAAAGCATTACCACCACTGAAATTTATACCCATCTCGACAGGGAGTATCTCCGCAAAACGCTGGAAAAATATCACCCGGGTTTTGGGAAGAAATAA
- a CDS encoding glycoside hydrolase family 18 protein — MKQRIYFTLFLLLFSFTFCAAQKGSKMEVIAYYSGSIDAIDKYNVEELTQIIFSFGHLKGNRLHISNARDTARIQKLVSLKQRNPKLKVLLSLGGWGGCAPCSDVFSTADGRNEFAVSTKELLAFFKADGIDLDWEYPAIEGHPGHAYKKEDKANFTSLVQALRKSLGKKAIISFAAGGFDKFLQESIDWQALMPVINYVNLMSYDLVSGFSTVTGHHTPLYSNNEQKQSTDNAIRYFKSINVPLQKIIIGAAFYARTWENVKDVNNGLYQNGNFKHFISYNQFDQRLNKDSGFVYFRDSLARAPYAYNKRNNTFATFDDEVSVAAKVNYVKQHQLGGIMFWELSLDKPVNGLLGIINKEKNK; from the coding sequence ATGAAACAACGCATTTATTTCACTCTATTCTTGCTCCTTTTTTCTTTTACATTTTGTGCAGCACAAAAAGGCAGCAAGATGGAAGTGATCGCTTATTATTCAGGAAGTATTGACGCGATTGACAAATACAATGTTGAAGAACTCACACAGATCATTTTTTCATTTGGACATTTAAAAGGGAATCGGTTACACATCAGCAATGCAAGAGATACGGCCAGGATTCAAAAACTTGTATCACTCAAACAGCGTAATCCAAAATTAAAAGTGTTGTTATCACTTGGTGGCTGGGGAGGTTGTGCACCATGTTCTGATGTGTTTTCAACTGCTGATGGTAGAAATGAATTTGCGGTATCAACAAAAGAACTACTAGCTTTTTTTAAAGCAGATGGCATTGATCTCGATTGGGAATACCCGGCTATTGAAGGACATCCCGGTCATGCATATAAAAAAGAAGACAAGGCGAATTTCACTTCGCTGGTACAGGCACTTCGCAAGTCATTGGGCAAAAAGGCAATCATTAGTTTTGCTGCGGGCGGATTTGATAAATTTTTACAGGAATCGATCGACTGGCAGGCTTTAATGCCAGTGATCAATTATGTAAACCTGATGAGTTATGATCTTGTAAGCGGCTTCAGTACTGTTACAGGTCATCACACCCCACTCTATTCAAACAACGAACAGAAACAATCAACTGATAATGCGATCAGGTATTTCAAATCGATCAATGTGCCTCTGCAAAAAATTATTATTGGTGCTGCTTTTTATGCACGAACCTGGGAAAATGTAAAAGATGTAAATAACGGTTTATACCAGAATGGAAATTTTAAACACTTCATTTCATATAACCAGTTTGACCAGCGATTAAATAAAGACAGTGGCTTTGTTTATTTCAGGGATAGCTTGGCCCGGGCACCCTATGCATATAATAAACGAAACAACACATTCGCCACGTTTGATGATGAAGTGTCTGTTGCTGCAAAAGTGAATTATGTAAAACAACATCAACTCGGCGGCATCATGTTCTGGGAATTGTCACTGGATAAACCGGTGAACGGTTTACTGGGTATTATCAATAAAGAGAAAAACAAATAA
- a CDS encoding coiled-coil domain-containing protein, producing MFLTILLALATGYLAKLFFDKYRSRTGINETEELQLELETLQNKFSSEILRKEEAELMLQDELKAAEKRHMELQVQYAKALTHIEQLRQGNVIEGEDVETEAGQQILQNLQDKIARQERSLLELEQQLRNTEQEKLHVNEAYEQLRESNSSKELLVEQFNHDKLKFEEQLQEQLAEAEKLKEQFGVELSEARLQVEQLQQQVLLAKTTEREQALEEEIERLKQQLNNIAATNNINEDILVQKAGITATRIHATQVAEKVEEFRDHLTAILRDTYSYEQLLASNERLNENIARLQQEKRMVEEDIVELQHIAKEKQQLEEQFQLVNSSLEQKENTWKEKLQAFESSLTLMSKQVHEKEQTIAEFIREKDELSLQIELLQHKLSEREQLSKEMILAMKDIETRFAHFNHATAEAAVVNGEGEMQYR from the coding sequence TTGTTTTTAACCATCTTGCTGGCACTGGCAACAGGCTATCTGGCAAAACTCTTCTTCGATAAGTACCGTTCAAGAACTGGTATAAACGAAACTGAAGAGTTGCAACTTGAATTGGAAACATTGCAGAATAAATTCAGCTCAGAGATATTACGTAAAGAAGAAGCTGAATTGATGTTGCAGGATGAATTGAAAGCAGCAGAAAAAAGACATATGGAACTGCAGGTGCAGTATGCAAAAGCGTTAACACATATCGAGCAACTTCGGCAAGGCAATGTTATTGAAGGAGAAGATGTAGAAACAGAGGCTGGCCAACAAATATTACAGAATCTTCAGGATAAAATAGCAAGACAGGAGCGTAGTTTACTTGAGTTAGAACAACAATTACGCAATACCGAACAGGAAAAACTTCATGTAAACGAAGCATACGAGCAATTGAGGGAGAGCAACAGCTCAAAGGAGTTGTTGGTGGAGCAGTTTAACCACGATAAATTAAAGTTTGAAGAGCAGCTGCAGGAACAGCTTGCCGAAGCAGAAAAATTAAAAGAGCAGTTTGGTGTTGAACTCTCAGAAGCAAGATTGCAGGTTGAGCAACTGCAGCAACAGGTGTTGCTCGCCAAAACTACTGAACGGGAGCAGGCATTAGAAGAAGAAATTGAACGCTTAAAGCAACAACTGAATAATATAGCAGCAACAAATAATATAAATGAAGATATTCTTGTACAAAAGGCCGGCATTACTGCCACCCGCATTCATGCTACGCAAGTGGCAGAAAAAGTTGAAGAATTCAGAGATCATTTAACTGCAATACTGCGTGATACCTATTCGTATGAACAATTGCTTGCCAGCAATGAACGGTTAAATGAAAATATAGCAAGGTTGCAACAGGAAAAGCGAATGGTTGAAGAGGATATTGTGGAGTTGCAACACATAGCGAAAGAGAAGCAACAGCTGGAAGAACAATTTCAGTTGGTAAACTCATCGCTTGAACAAAAGGAGAATACCTGGAAAGAAAAATTACAGGCGTTTGAATCATCCCTTACGCTGATGAGTAAACAGGTTCACGAGAAAGAACAAACCATTGCAGAATTCATTCGTGAAAAAGACGAACTCTCTTTGCAGATTGAACTGTTACAGCATAAACTCAGTGAGCGTGAACAACTGTCGAAAGAAATGATCCTGGCCATGAAAGATATTGAAACAAGATTTGCTCATTTTAATCATGCAACTGCGGAGGCAGCTGTAGTAAATGGCGAAGGCGAAATGCAGTACCGTTAA
- a CDS encoding T9SS type A sorting domain-containing protein: MRALHGVIIITTKKAYHRKFVIRDAKTLLTVSNATVEAKSVKTGKVSYFIADAYGRFETDSLKTNDYDIIVSSIGYKTSKLNLKSILNSKSEIKLEPLDQKNEMLSIAKSAFYVYPNPVSQSTSINISFSNVKSGQYQIRIISSSGQLISSFQKQVSGKGETEQIHLNGKTLPGMYIVQIIDEQKKLIQSSKIVVQ; the protein is encoded by the coding sequence TTGCGTGCATTACATGGCGTAATCATCATTACAACCAAAAAAGCGTATCATCGAAAATTTGTTATTCGGGATGCTAAGACTTTGCTAACAGTAAGTAATGCAACAGTAGAAGCAAAGTCAGTAAAAACAGGTAAAGTGAGTTATTTTATTGCAGATGCTTACGGACGATTTGAAACAGATTCATTAAAGACAAATGATTATGACATAATCGTTTCATCGATTGGTTATAAAACCAGCAAGCTAAACTTAAAGAGTATTCTAAATAGTAAAAGTGAGATTAAATTAGAACCTCTGGATCAAAAAAATGAGATGCTATCAATTGCAAAAAGTGCTTTTTATGTTTATCCCAATCCTGTTTCACAATCTACTTCCATCAATATTTCGTTCTCTAACGTAAAATCCGGTCAATATCAAATCAGAATAATTAGCTCTTCAGGCCAATTGATTTCCAGTTTTCAAAAACAGGTCAGCGGTAAAGGCGAAACGGAGCAAATACATTTAAACGGCAAAACTCTGCCCGGTATGTACATCGTTCAGATAATAGATGAGCAAAAGAAGCTTATCCAAAGCAGTAAAATAGTTGTTCAATAA
- a CDS encoding carboxypeptidase-like regulatory domain-containing protein, giving the protein MSEKLYLSIADPCHEDWNKMTPVEQGRFCSSCQKNVVDFTMQTDEEIISFFNNYNGSACGRFTDDQLDRPIQKIELKPASSFLKYAAGLLLPAFLFATKAKGQFKEQVPKQANKTVCLPSSETAKEQVIVIGGYSTSRQQKILFISGSVIDEITKEPLAGVSIMIKGTNQGVVTNEKGLYSIYLPSKKSELQFSSIGYEMKEIKASELKRANEAIVKMKAATVDMLGVIVVGYQTRRMGGMTGAVSIITRSRVSILDTLLPAKVKVYPNPVAATGTINISFPDVKPGQYQIRLLNATGQLFYSFQKQISGRGETEQIHLSSNMTAGMYVLQVLDEQKKLVQTTKLSVQ; this is encoded by the coding sequence ATGAGCGAAAAATTATACCTCAGTATTGCTGATCCCTGTCATGAAGACTGGAACAAAATGACGCCGGTTGAACAGGGACGATTCTGTTCTTCCTGTCAAAAGAATGTTGTTGATTTCACTATGCAAACAGATGAAGAGATCATTTCGTTCTTTAATAATTACAATGGTTCTGCCTGCGGCCGTTTTACCGATGACCAGTTAGACAGACCTATTCAGAAAATAGAATTGAAACCAGCTTCATCTTTCTTGAAATATGCAGCCGGTTTATTGTTACCAGCTTTTTTGTTTGCAACAAAAGCGAAGGGACAGTTTAAAGAGCAGGTGCCGAAACAGGCAAATAAGACAGTTTGTTTGCCATCATCGGAAACAGCTAAGGAACAAGTTATAGTAATTGGCGGGTATAGTACCTCAAGGCAACAAAAAATTTTATTTATTTCAGGAAGCGTAATTGATGAAATAACAAAAGAGCCATTGGCGGGTGTTTCAATTATGATAAAGGGCACGAACCAGGGAGTTGTAACAAACGAAAAAGGGCTCTATTCCATTTATCTTCCTTCAAAGAAATCGGAGCTCCAATTCAGCAGTATTGGTTATGAAATGAAAGAAATAAAAGCCAGTGAACTGAAAAGGGCGAATGAAGCTATAGTAAAAATGAAAGCGGCCACAGTTGACATGTTGGGTGTAATAGTAGTAGGGTATCAAACCCGAAGAATGGGAGGGATGACTGGCGCTGTTTCAATCATAACACGTAGCAGGGTTTCTATTTTAGATACATTGCTGCCGGCTAAAGTAAAAGTTTATCCCAATCCTGTTGCTGCAACAGGCACTATCAACATTTCATTCCCCGATGTTAAACCCGGGCAATACCAAATACGTTTATTGAATGCAACAGGACAATTGTTTTACAGTTTCCAAAAACAGATCAGCGGCAGAGGTGAAACAGAACAGATACACCTTAGTAGTAACATGACCGCAGGTATGTATGTGCTGCAGGTATTGGATGAGCAAAAGAAACTGGTACAGACAACAAAACTTTCAGTTCAATAA
- a CDS encoding vWA domain-containing protein, whose amino-acid sequence MRYIFTTLVFIAAMFSTAFYEPVLVTGKVTDETGAALAGVSVTEKGQKNGTATDANGSFSIKVASAKSTLLFQYVGYETQEVKLNSQQTVNIKLKPSVGKLEEVVVIGYGTKKRKELTYSTPSAIYGSRAPGLSMHDAEVYNTEDYDGITENRFRKVTDEPLSTFSIDVDGASYSNVRRMINYGQMPAEGAVRVEEFINYFKYNYPQPTGNDPFSINTEMSACPWNKEHKLVMVGLQGKEIATTNLPPSNLVFLIDVSGSMSDANKLPLVKASLKLLVDQLREQDHVAIVVYAGAAGLVLPSTNGMHKEKIMAAIDKLEAGGSTAGGAGIKLAYNVAKEQFKKGGNNRVILCTDGDFNVGMSSDDAMERLIEEERKSGVFLTVLGYGMGNYKDNKMQKLANKGNGNHAYIDGMNEAKKVLVNEFGGTMFTIAKDVKLQVEFNPVLVQAYRLVGYENRLLNKEDFNNDKKDAGELGSGHTVTALYEIIPVGVESDFIEDVDELKYQQPAKNKKSGLKNEIMTIKFRYKEPDANESKLMVHPLLDEKIPFEKTSENFRFATAVAQFGMLLRNSEFKGNTTYEKVIRQANAAIGADKEGYRTEFIKLVQNVQSLAKKHTKRDESVVID is encoded by the coding sequence ATGCGTTACATATTCACCACACTCGTTTTTATTGCTGCCATGTTCAGCACTGCATTTTATGAACCTGTACTTGTTACCGGTAAAGTAACAGACGAAACCGGCGCTGCATTAGCAGGCGTTTCAGTTACGGAGAAAGGACAAAAGAACGGAACTGCTACTGATGCCAACGGAAGCTTCAGTATAAAAGTGGCATCAGCAAAAAGTACATTGTTGTTTCAGTATGTTGGCTACGAAACTCAAGAAGTAAAACTGAATAGCCAGCAAACTGTGAACATTAAATTAAAACCATCAGTAGGAAAACTGGAAGAGGTGGTGGTGATTGGTTATGGAACAAAAAAGCGAAAAGAGTTGACTTATTCAACACCATCTGCAATTTATGGTTCAAGAGCACCAGGTTTATCAATGCATGATGCTGAAGTTTACAATACTGAAGACTACGATGGCATTACTGAAAACCGTTTCCGTAAAGTAACTGATGAACCACTATCTACTTTTTCCATTGATGTTGATGGTGCCTCTTACAGTAATGTTCGCCGCATGATCAACTATGGACAAATGCCTGCCGAAGGTGCAGTGCGTGTTGAAGAATTCATCAATTATTTCAAATACAACTATCCGCAGCCAACTGGTAACGATCCATTCAGCATCAATACTGAAATGAGTGCATGCCCCTGGAACAAAGAACATAAACTGGTGATGGTTGGTTTGCAGGGAAAAGAAATTGCTACAACAAATCTTCCTCCATCTAATCTTGTTTTTCTGATTGATGTAAGCGGATCAATGAGTGATGCAAATAAACTCCCCTTGGTGAAAGCGTCATTGAAATTATTGGTGGATCAATTGCGTGAACAGGATCATGTGGCAATCGTAGTTTATGCCGGCGCTGCCGGTTTGGTATTACCTTCTACAAATGGAATGCATAAAGAAAAAATTATGGCTGCCATTGATAAATTGGAAGCTGGTGGTTCCACAGCAGGTGGTGCAGGTATCAAGCTTGCTTACAATGTTGCTAAAGAACAATTCAAAAAAGGAGGAAATAACCGTGTGATCCTTTGTACCGATGGAGATTTCAATGTGGGCATGAGCAGCGATGATGCAATGGAACGCCTGATTGAAGAAGAACGCAAAAGCGGTGTATTCTTAACCGTGCTTGGTTATGGCATGGGTAATTACAAAGACAACAAAATGCAGAAGCTGGCGAATAAAGGCAATGGCAATCATGCTTACATCGATGGAATGAATGAAGCAAAGAAAGTATTGGTGAATGAATTTGGCGGCACCATGTTCACCATTGCAAAAGATGTAAAACTGCAGGTTGAATTTAACCCGGTATTGGTACAGGCTTACCGTTTGGTTGGTTACGAAAACCGTTTATTGAATAAAGAAGATTTCAATAACGACAAAAAAGATGCTGGTGAATTAGGAAGCGGACATACTGTTACAGCTTTATATGAAATTATTCCGGTGGGTGTTGAAAGTGATTTTATTGAAGATGTAGATGAATTGAAATACCAGCAACCAGCGAAGAATAAAAAAAGTGGATTGAAAAACGAAATCATGACCATTAAGTTCCGTTATAAAGAACCCGATGCAAATGAAAGTAAGCTGATGGTTCATCCGTTACTCGATGAAAAGATACCGTTTGAGAAAACATCAGAAAACTTCCGTTTTGCCACTGCTGTTGCACAGTTTGGTATGCTGTTACGCAACTCTGAATTTAAAGGCAATACCACGTATGAAAAAGTGATCCGCCAGGCCAATGCCGCTATTGGTGCGGATAAAGAGGGATATCGAACTGAATTTATCAAGCTTGTACAGAATGTGCAATCATTGGCAAAGAAACATACCAAGCGAGATGAAAGTGTAGTGATTGACTAA
- a CDS encoding RNA polymerase sigma factor, protein MAFIKAKDETTLTDAELVQLYRANADLNVLSNLYQRYMDLIYGICLKYLKDPEAAKDAVINIYEELIAKLKQHEVSNFKSWLYTLSRNHCLMQLRKEKGHHTVEIPETFMQSGELMHPDAVEQKEEQLNSMEKCLEQLPAEQKTCVTLFYLQGKSYDEITVQTGIEWNKVRSYIQNGRRNLKLCMEKKAADSI, encoded by the coding sequence TTGGCATTTATTAAGGCAAAAGATGAAACCACATTAACTGACGCAGAGCTGGTACAACTGTACCGGGCAAATGCTGATTTGAATGTGCTCAGTAATCTTTACCAGCGATACATGGACCTGATCTATGGTATTTGCCTCAAGTATCTGAAAGACCCGGAAGCAGCGAAGGATGCCGTGATCAATATTTATGAAGAGCTGATCGCTAAACTGAAGCAGCACGAAGTGAGTAATTTCAAAAGCTGGTTATACACGCTCAGCCGTAACCATTGCCTCATGCAGCTACGGAAAGAAAAAGGTCATCATACAGTTGAAATTCCTGAAACGTTTATGCAAAGCGGCGAATTAATGCATCCAGATGCCGTAGAGCAAAAGGAGGAACAGCTTAACAGCATGGAAAAATGCCTTGAACAACTGCCGGCAGAACAAAAAACCTGTGTTACTTTGTTTTACCTGCAGGGCAAATCTTATGACGAGATAACTGTACAAACGGGCATTGAATGGAATAAAGTGAGAAGTTATATACAGAATGGACGAAGAAATTTGAAACTTTGTATGGAGAAAAAAGCAGCCGATAGTATTTAG